Genomic segment of Streptomyces longhuiensis:
CCCCTCAGCTGTCTCCTCATCCCTGCGTGCCTGTTGTCTTCGAAGGGCAGAACTCCACGCCATGCGTACGACCTTGACGACCCATCATCGGCTCACCGCCGCATTCGCACTGATCACCGCGGCCACCCTGACACTGACCGGCTGCGGCTCCGGCGACCCCGGAGCCTCCGCCGGCGGAGCCGCACCCGCGGGCAAGAGCGACAAGATCCCCACGACCGACGTGGTGAAGGCCGTCAAGAAGGACGAGGCGGCGGCGAAGCTGCTGCCCGCCGACGTCCGGTCGAGCGGCAGGCTGACCGTCGGCGCCTCCATCGGCGGCACCCCGCCCGGCGCCTTCTACCTGGAGGACGGCAGGACCGCCGCCGGCCAGGACATCGACTTCGCCGACGCCGTCGCCAAGGTCCTCGGGCTGAAGCTGAAGCGGGAGGCGGCCGGTTTCGAGGCGATCCTGCCCGCACTCGGCAGCGGCAAGTACGACCTGGGTACAGGCAACTTCGGCGTCACGGACGAGCGGCGCAAGACGATCGACTTCGTCACGTACATCAATGACGGCCAGGGATTCGCCGTACGCAAGGACAGCGACCTGAAGAAGGTCACCGACCTCAGGCAGCTGTGCGGCCTGAACGTGGCGACCGGCGCGGGCACCACCTTCGAGGCGACCCTGGAGGAGAACAAGCACCTCTGCACGGACGCCGGGAAGAAGGCGTACAGC
This window contains:
- a CDS encoding ABC transporter substrate-binding protein, translated to MRTTLTTHHRLTAAFALITAATLTLTGCGSGDPGASAGGAAPAGKSDKIPTTDVVKAVKKDEAAAKLLPADVRSSGRLTVGASIGGTPPGAFYLEDGRTAAGQDIDFADAVAKVLGLKLKREAAGFEAILPALGSGKYDLGTGNFGVTDERRKTIDFVTYINDGQGFAVRKDSDLKKVTDLRQLCGLNVATGAGTTFEATLEENKHLCTDAGKKAYSVKTYADQSAIWSSLQQGRSDVVMSTINGLRYAVAQQEGLKFLNEYHRLDVGFAFKKGTKLAPAFRAAVNKLIADGTYDKILKKWGTSESAIEKSQISPPEIKD